A single genomic interval of Oceanithermus profundus DSM 14977 harbors:
- a CDS encoding CaiB/BaiF CoA transferase family protein: protein MGALDGLVVLDLSRILAGPYATQMLADLGAEVWKVESPWGDDTRRWGPPFREGESAYFLSTNRGKKSLAINLKDPRGQRLVRRLAEQADVLVENFKVGDLARYGLDYPSLAEVNPRLVYASITGFGQTGPRAAEPGYDAALQGMTGIMSVTGEPDGPPTKVGVAWIDVLTGLTAAVGILAALRERDVSGRGQHLDLALFDVGVAAMVNQAQAYLMTGVAPTRMGNAHPQIVPYQAFAARDKWFILAVGNDAQYRRLTEALERPDLWEDARYQTNAGRVEHRSELVAELARIFRSRDRAVWLELLRAAGVPVTPVNDVGEALADPQAEARGLLWELAHPRLGPTPLLASPLQHMSRTPAAPTAAPPLLGQHTREVLAGALGLDAAELGRLEAEGVIRSAPVDENPG from the coding sequence ATGGGGGCGCTCGACGGCCTCGTCGTGCTCGACCTCTCGCGCATCCTCGCCGGCCCCTACGCCACCCAGATGCTCGCCGACCTGGGGGCCGAGGTCTGGAAGGTGGAGTCGCCCTGGGGCGACGACACCCGGCGCTGGGGCCCGCCGTTCCGCGAAGGGGAGAGCGCCTACTTCCTCTCGACCAACCGCGGCAAGAAGAGCCTGGCGATCAACCTCAAGGACCCCCGGGGGCAGCGGCTCGTACGCCGGCTGGCCGAGCAGGCCGACGTGCTGGTGGAGAACTTCAAGGTGGGCGACCTCGCCCGCTACGGCCTCGACTACCCCAGCCTGGCCGAGGTGAACCCGCGCCTCGTCTACGCTTCGATCACCGGCTTCGGGCAGACGGGGCCGCGCGCCGCCGAACCCGGCTACGACGCGGCGCTGCAGGGGATGACCGGGATCATGAGCGTGACCGGGGAGCCCGACGGCCCCCCGACGAAAGTGGGCGTCGCCTGGATCGACGTGCTCACCGGGCTGACCGCCGCGGTGGGCATCCTCGCCGCGCTGCGCGAACGCGACGTGAGCGGCCGCGGGCAGCACCTGGACCTGGCGCTCTTCGACGTCGGTGTCGCCGCGATGGTCAACCAGGCCCAGGCCTACCTGATGACCGGGGTCGCGCCGACGCGCATGGGCAACGCCCATCCTCAGATCGTGCCCTACCAGGCCTTCGCGGCCCGCGACAAGTGGTTCATCCTCGCCGTCGGCAACGACGCCCAGTACCGGCGGCTGACCGAGGCGCTGGAAAGGCCCGACCTGTGGGAGGACGCGCGCTACCAGACCAACGCCGGACGCGTGGAGCACCGCAGCGAGCTCGTGGCCGAGCTGGCGCGCATCTTCCGCAGCCGCGACCGCGCCGTCTGGCTCGAGTTGCTGCGCGCCGCCGGAGTGCCGGTCACGCCGGTGAACGACGTGGGCGAGGCGCTCGCCGACCCCCAGGCGGAGGCCCGGGGGCTGCTTTGGGAGCTCGCGCACCCGCGCCTGGGCCCCACGCCGCTTCTGGCCAGCCCGCTGCAGCACATGAGCCGCACCCCCGCCGCCCCCACCGCGGCCCCCCCGCTGCTGGGCCAGCACACCCGCGAGGTGCTCGCCGGGGCGCTGGGGCTGGACGCGGCGGAGCTCGGGCGGCTGGAGGCCGAGGGCGTGATCCGGAGCGCCCCCGTGGATGAGAACCCCGGCTGA
- a CDS encoding aminopeptidase, translated as MNRQRIIDAIDLAHRIVRQHLSVQPGENVLIVADPETEMEIYLALAGAVQSVGAEFTVSLMPTRGRDRATYLTRPIEHALDASDVLIGVTKASGAPTYARKVAQLLSAKKIRALSMVMRELDNYLKGAATADYEELEDLGQRVAGLWAAADEIRIETQRGTRFRAGVTKEPVMGQPVIVECGLAREPGREAAFSDGEVSQRPRAGTAEGKLVIDGPVAGMRGLDPFEVEVEGGEVVRIAGGGNRTRQLASVFARLPCAKHIAEIGLGLNPEALHNGDFEEEKKAQGNVHVALGDDIFYGGSHGCDIHWDMVLYDATVWLDDFPLFKEGKLQLEEVLETTR; from the coding sequence ATGAACCGACAACGAATCATCGACGCAATCGACCTGGCCCATCGGATCGTCCGGCAGCATCTGAGCGTGCAGCCGGGCGAAAATGTTTTGATCGTGGCCGACCCCGAGACCGAGATGGAGATCTACCTGGCGCTCGCGGGGGCGGTGCAGTCGGTGGGCGCCGAGTTCACGGTCTCGTTGATGCCCACGCGCGGCCGCGACCGCGCCACCTACCTGACGCGGCCCATCGAGCACGCCCTCGACGCCTCGGACGTGCTGATCGGGGTGACCAAGGCCTCGGGCGCGCCCACCTACGCGCGCAAGGTGGCCCAGCTGCTCAGCGCCAAGAAGATCCGCGCGCTCTCGATGGTGATGCGCGAGCTCGACAACTACCTCAAGGGCGCCGCCACCGCCGACTACGAGGAGCTCGAGGACCTGGGGCAGCGGGTGGCGGGGCTGTGGGCCGCGGCCGACGAGATCCGCATCGAGACCCAGCGCGGCACCCGCTTCCGCGCCGGCGTGACCAAGGAGCCGGTGATGGGCCAGCCGGTCATCGTCGAGTGCGGTCTGGCCCGCGAGCCCGGGCGCGAGGCGGCCTTCTCCGACGGCGAGGTCTCCCAGCGCCCGCGCGCCGGGACGGCCGAAGGCAAGCTCGTCATCGACGGTCCGGTGGCGGGGATGCGCGGCCTCGACCCCTTCGAGGTGGAGGTCGAGGGCGGCGAGGTGGTGCGCATCGCCGGCGGCGGCAACCGCACCCGCCAGCTGGCCTCGGTCTTCGCGCGCCTGCCGTGCGCCAAGCACATCGCCGAGATCGGCCTGGGGCTCAACCCCGAAGCGCTGCACAACGGCGACTTCGAAGAGGAGAAGAAGGCCCAGGGGAACGTGCACGTGGCCCTGGGGGACGACATCTTCTACGGCGGTTCCCACGGCTGCGACATCCACTGGGACATGGTGCTCTACGACGCCACCGTCTGGCTCGACGACTTCCCCCTCTTCAAGGAGGGCAAGCTGCAGCTCGAGGAAGTCCTCGAGACCACGCGATGA
- a CDS encoding TAXI family TRAP transporter solute-binding subunit, producing the protein MKKSKLILAVVLGMALAMGVSAKTFITIGSGGTTGTYYPTAVGIAKIINENLPDVKANAISTGGSVYNAGAIQTGDLQMTMIQNDIAYYAFNGIVVEKFIGKPADKLRGMATIYPEPVHVFARKDSGITSIADFKGKKVYVGDIGSGVEQNAKQVLEAYGLTFDDLGTAVRGKPKQAAQLLQDGRIDAMFYTAGVGSSAIAQAALTTDIVFLPIEFAKIDFLKKKYPFYAEIIIPAGSYKGQDKPFQTVAVKATLAASADLDADVVYQIAKLIFKDKVDQFKAIKPVIAQHFSVDKALDGMPIPLHKGAAKFYQEEGIAIPDAAKPID; encoded by the coding sequence ATGAAAAAGAGCAAGTTGATTCTCGCAGTCGTGCTGGGTATGGCCCTCGCCATGGGCGTATCGGCCAAGACCTTTATCACCATCGGGTCCGGCGGCACCACGGGGACGTACTACCCCACCGCCGTCGGTATCGCCAAGATTATCAACGAGAACCTGCCCGACGTGAAGGCCAACGCCATCTCCACCGGTGGCTCGGTCTACAACGCCGGCGCGATCCAGACCGGCGACCTGCAGATGACGATGATCCAGAACGACATCGCCTACTACGCGTTCAACGGCATCGTCGTCGAGAAGTTCATCGGCAAGCCCGCCGACAAGCTGCGCGGCATGGCGACCATCTACCCCGAGCCCGTGCACGTCTTCGCCCGCAAGGACTCGGGCATCACCTCGATCGCCGACTTCAAGGGCAAGAAGGTGTACGTGGGCGACATCGGCTCGGGCGTGGAGCAGAACGCCAAGCAGGTGCTTGAGGCCTACGGCCTGACCTTCGACGACCTCGGCACCGCCGTGCGCGGTAAGCCCAAGCAGGCCGCTCAGCTGCTGCAGGACGGCCGCATCGACGCGATGTTCTACACCGCCGGCGTGGGCTCGAGCGCCATCGCCCAGGCGGCGCTGACCACCGACATCGTCTTCCTGCCCATCGAGTTCGCCAAGATCGACTTCCTCAAGAAGAAGTACCCCTTCTACGCCGAGATCATCATCCCGGCCGGCTCCTACAAGGGCCAGGACAAGCCCTTCCAGACCGTCGCGGTGAAGGCCACCCTGGCCGCCTCGGCGGACCTGGACGCGGACGTGGTCTACCAGATCGCCAAGCTGATCTTCAAGGACAAGGTGGACCAGTTCAAGGCCATCAAGCCCGTGATCGCTCAGCACTTCTCCGTGGACAAGGCCCTCGACGGGATGCCCATCCCGCTGCATAAGGGTGCGGCCAAGTTCTACCAGGAAGAAGGCATTGCCATTCCCGACGCCGCCAAGCCGATCGACTAA
- a CDS encoding Re/Si-specific NAD(P)(+) transhydrogenase subunit alpha: MAIKIAVPKEEAPGERRVALVPEVAGKLVRQGHAVAVESGAGVGAHYLDDAYEKVGAQLVERRTELLGGAQIVLKVQPPTEDEIDALPEGAVLIGFMYPHRYPERVAKMRDKKLTVFAMELVPRITRAQAMDALSSQATVAGYKAALIAADTIDRFLPMLTTAAGTIRPAQVLVLGAGVAGLQAIATAKRLGAVVSAYDVRRAAGEQVRSLGAKFLELEIDAEAEGGYARELTEEEKAKERAMVEEAIVAADIVITTANIPGRRAPILVTKDMVERMKPGSVIVDLAAESGGNCEVTQPGETVQVGDVRVVGPLNLPSALAVHASEMYAKNLHNFLELILTEEGGLELDWDDEILAGSVLVHDGEIKHAPTRELVEGGAA; encoded by the coding sequence ATGGCCATCAAGATTGCAGTACCCAAGGAGGAAGCCCCGGGCGAGCGCCGGGTCGCCCTCGTGCCCGAGGTCGCCGGCAAGCTCGTCCGACAGGGGCACGCCGTCGCCGTCGAGAGCGGCGCGGGCGTGGGGGCGCACTACCTCGACGACGCCTACGAAAAGGTAGGCGCCCAGCTGGTGGAACGGAGAACCGAGCTCCTCGGCGGAGCGCAGATCGTGCTCAAAGTGCAGCCGCCGACCGAGGACGAGATCGACGCCCTGCCCGAGGGCGCCGTGCTGATCGGCTTCATGTACCCGCACCGTTACCCCGAGCGGGTGGCGAAGATGCGCGACAAGAAGCTGACCGTCTTCGCCATGGAGCTGGTGCCGCGCATCACCCGCGCGCAGGCGATGGACGCGCTCAGCAGCCAGGCCACCGTGGCCGGCTACAAGGCGGCCCTGATCGCCGCCGACACCATCGACCGCTTCCTGCCCATGCTGACCACCGCCGCCGGGACGATCCGGCCCGCGCAGGTGCTGGTGCTGGGGGCGGGCGTGGCGGGCCTGCAGGCCATCGCCACCGCCAAGCGTCTGGGCGCGGTCGTCAGCGCCTACGACGTTCGCCGCGCCGCCGGCGAACAGGTGAGGAGCCTCGGGGCCAAGTTCCTGGAGCTCGAGATCGACGCCGAGGCCGAGGGCGGCTACGCGCGCGAGCTCACCGAAGAGGAGAAGGCGAAGGAGCGCGCGATGGTCGAGGAGGCCATCGTCGCCGCCGACATCGTGATCACCACCGCCAACATCCCCGGGCGCCGCGCGCCCATCCTGGTGACCAAGGACATGGTCGAACGCATGAAGCCGGGTTCGGTCATCGTCGACCTGGCCGCCGAGTCGGGCGGCAACTGCGAGGTCACCCAGCCGGGCGAGACCGTGCAGGTGGGCGACGTGCGTGTGGTGGGCCCCTTGAACCTGCCGAGCGCGCTGGCGGTGCACGCCTCGGAGATGTACGCCAAGAACCTGCACAACTTCCTGGAGCTCATCCTCACCGAAGAGGGCGGGCTCGAACTCGACTGGGACGACGAGATCCTGGCGGGCAGCGTGCTCGTCCACGACGGTGAGATCAAGCACGCGCCCACGCGCGAACTCGTGGAAGGAGGCGCGGCATGA
- a CDS encoding nitroreductase family protein: protein MDQLTHLLERRSIRRFKPEPLREGDLERILAAARRAPTDASAQLYSILRVTDPQLRRELAHLAGDQAHVAEAAEFFVPLADVHRLERLLAHRGQAMAHWPRTGLHFALVDATLAGAHLAVAAEALGYGICWIGGLLNRPAEVARLLELPRGVVPVSGLVVGVPDEDPAPRPRLPEALVVHENRYRTYTPADLDAAYAAMAPASRRGDWLFVLERYFARGGTMEQRDPAYGFLAARQGFVADWPPEAAEALFVRGHDAGSLGEALEALLGHGWRGVLFGRGPFEESVVWLEHETAAERGEGKTPGEALGRAVEAALPTEE, encoded by the coding sequence ATGGACCAGCTCACGCACCTGCTCGAGCGCCGCTCGATCCGCCGCTTCAAGCCCGAACCCCTCCGCGAGGGCGATTTGGAGCGCATCCTGGCGGCGGCGCGGCGCGCCCCCACCGACGCGAGCGCCCAGCTCTACTCGATCCTGCGCGTGACCGATCCCCAGCTGCGGCGCGAACTCGCCCACCTGGCCGGCGACCAGGCGCACGTCGCCGAAGCGGCCGAGTTCTTCGTCCCCCTGGCCGACGTGCACCGCCTGGAGCGGCTGCTCGCGCACCGCGGGCAGGCGATGGCCCACTGGCCGCGCACCGGCCTGCACTTCGCCCTCGTCGACGCCACCCTGGCGGGCGCGCACCTGGCCGTGGCCGCCGAGGCGCTCGGCTACGGCATCTGCTGGATCGGCGGGCTGCTCAACCGCCCCGCCGAGGTGGCGCGCCTGCTCGAGCTGCCCCGCGGGGTCGTCCCGGTGAGCGGCCTGGTCGTGGGCGTGCCCGACGAGGACCCCGCGCCCCGTCCGCGCCTGCCCGAGGCGTTGGTCGTGCACGAGAACCGCTACCGCACCTACACGCCCGCAGACCTCGACGCCGCCTACGCCGCCATGGCGCCGGCGAGCCGGCGGGGCGACTGGCTGTTCGTGCTCGAACGCTACTTCGCCCGCGGCGGCACCATGGAACAGCGCGACCCCGCTTACGGGTTCCTGGCCGCCCGCCAGGGCTTCGTGGCCGACTGGCCGCCCGAGGCAGCCGAGGCGCTCTTCGTGCGCGGCCACGACGCCGGCAGCCTGGGCGAGGCCCTGGAAGCGTTGCTGGGCCACGGCTGGCGCGGGGTGCTCTTCGGAAGGGGTCCCTTCGAGGAAAGCGTCGTCTGGCTCGAGCACGAAACCGCCGCCGAACGCGGCGAGGGCAAGACCCCGGGCGAGGCCCTGGGCCGCGCCGTGGAGGCCGCCCTGCCCACCGAGGAGTGA